The following proteins are co-located in the Bradyrhizobium sp. AZCC 2176 genome:
- a CDS encoding alpha/beta fold hydrolase, which translates to MSQHTTPDRRRFLGVAGVTLAAAPFAMSGSLFAQSGDAKPGAGWGAIGPGAHTSFAALKQIEAGVLTIGYAEAGPADGPVVILLHGWPYDIYAFVDVVPLLASVGFRVIAPWLRGYGTTRFLSTDTPRNGQQGALATDVIALMDALKIDKAVVAGFDWGARTADIVAAIWPQRVKALVSVSGYLIGSQEANAKPLPPSAELQWWYQYYFATKRGRLGYEKYRREFSKLIWQLASPKWNFDDATFERSAASFDNPDHVAIVIHNYRWRLGLAPGEAKYDELEKRLAEFPVIAVPAITLEGDANGAPHPDPKVYARKFSGKYAHRLITGGIGHNLPQEAPQAFADAVSEAARY; encoded by the coding sequence ATGTCCCAGCACACTACCCCTGACCGCCGCCGCTTCCTCGGCGTCGCCGGCGTGACGCTTGCGGCGGCACCGTTCGCCATGAGCGGATCCCTCTTTGCGCAGTCCGGCGACGCAAAGCCCGGCGCGGGCTGGGGCGCGATCGGGCCGGGCGCCCACACCTCGTTTGCCGCGCTGAAACAGATCGAGGCCGGCGTCCTCACGATCGGTTATGCCGAAGCCGGGCCGGCCGATGGTCCCGTCGTCATCCTGCTGCACGGCTGGCCCTACGACATCTACGCCTTCGTCGATGTCGTACCGTTGCTGGCCTCAGTGGGCTTCCGGGTGATCGCGCCCTGGCTGCGCGGCTACGGCACGACGCGCTTTCTCTCAACCGACACGCCGCGAAACGGTCAGCAGGGCGCGCTCGCCACCGACGTCATCGCCCTGATGGATGCGCTCAAGATCGATAAAGCGGTGGTCGCCGGCTTCGACTGGGGCGCGCGGACCGCCGACATCGTGGCGGCGATCTGGCCGCAGCGCGTCAAGGCGCTGGTCTCGGTCAGCGGCTATCTAATCGGCAGCCAGGAGGCCAACGCGAAGCCGTTGCCGCCATCGGCCGAACTGCAATGGTGGTACCAGTATTACTTCGCGACCAAGCGCGGCCGGCTGGGCTACGAAAAATACCGGCGCGAGTTTTCAAAGTTGATCTGGCAGCTCGCCTCGCCGAAATGGAATTTCGACGACGCCACATTCGAACGCAGCGCGGCGTCCTTCGACAATCCTGATCATGTGGCCATCGTGATCCACAATTACCGCTGGCGGCTTGGTCTCGCTCCCGGCGAGGCGAAATACGACGAGCTGGAAAAGCGGCTGGCCGAATTCCCCGTCATCGCCGTGCCCGCCATCACCCTCGAGGGTGACGCCAACGGCGCCCCGCATCCCGACCCCAAGGTCTACGCCAGGAAGTTTTCCGGCAAGTACGCCCATCGCCTCATCACCGGTGGCATTGGACATAACCTGCCGCAGGAGGCGCCGCAGGCCTTTGCCGACGCCGTCAGCGAAGCGGCGCGGTATTGA
- a CDS encoding His-rich protein BRANT — MLKTISAALVAVSVLAAPALAGTPGKTAQAPVNKTTQAPVIKAEGKSKALNANARMGRHHKHYRHHRHHKQIGLHKMHAKPHIAVKHVTPAAKRS; from the coding sequence ATGCTCAAGACCATTTCCGCAGCGCTCGTTGCCGTTTCCGTTCTCGCCGCGCCTGCGCTTGCCGGCACGCCGGGCAAGACCGCGCAGGCGCCGGTGAACAAGACCACGCAGGCGCCTGTCATCAAAGCCGAAGGCAAATCGAAGGCGCTGAACGCCAATGCAAGGATGGGCCGCCACCACAAGCATTATCGGCATCATCGCCACCACAAGCAAATCGGCTTGCACAAGATGCACGCGAAGCCGCACATCGCGGTCAAGCACGTGACGCCGGCCGCAAAACGTAGCTGA